In Flavobacterium piscisymbiosum, the sequence AAGGTCAAAACTGGGAAGCGATCATGTATGCTTCTGCTAAAAAAGTAGACAACCTTATTGCAACTGTTGACGTTAACGGAAAACAAATTGATGGTACAACTGACGAAGTTTTAGCAATGGGAAGTATCCGTGCAAAATTTGAAGCTTTTGACTGGGACGTTCTTGAAATCAAAGAAGGAAACAACATCGATGCTATCATTGCAGGTTTGACAGATGCAAAATCAAGAACAGGAAAAGGAAAACCAGTTTGTATTTTATTATATACTGAAATGGGTAACGGAGTTGATTTTATGATGCATACGCACGCTTGGCATGGTAAAGCACCAAACAATGACCAATTAGAAAGTGCTTTGGCTCAAAACTATTCTGCAGATCAAATCGACTATTAAAAAAGTGTTCAGTCTCAGTGCACAGATTTCAGTTTAAAACTCAAAATCTTAATCACTTAGAAACTTAGCATCTCAAAAAGACAAAAATGAAAAAATATACAAATACAGGAAGTAAAGATACTCGTTCAGGTTTTGGAGCGGGAATGACTGAACTAGGTCAAAAAAACGAAAAAGTAGTAGCACTTTGTGCTGATTTAATTGGATCATTAAAATTTGATGATTTCAAAAAAAATCACCCGGAGCGTTTTTTCCAAATTGGTATTGCAGAAGCTAACATGATTGGTATCGCTGCAGGTTTAACAATTGGAGGAAAAATTCCTTTTACAGGAACTTTCGCTAACTTCTCTACAGGAAGAGTTTACGATCAAATTCGTCAATCTGTTGCTTATTCTGATAAAAACGTAAAAATCTGTGCTTCTCACGCTGGTTTAACATTAGGAGAAGACGGAGCAACTCACCAAATCCTTGAAGATATTGGTTTAATGAAAATGTTGCCAGGAATGACTGTAATCAATACTTGCGATTACAACCAAACCAAAGCTGCAACATTAGCATTAGCAGATCATCACGGCCCTGCTTATTTACGTTTTGGTCGTCCGGTTGTACCTAACTTTATGCCAGCTGACGAACCTTTCGTAATTGGAAAAGCAATTTTATTAAACGAAGGAACAGATGTAACAATCGTTGCAACAGGACACTTAGTTTGGGAAGCTCTGATCGCTGCAGAAGCATTAGAAGCTAAAGGAATTTCTGCCGAAGTAATCAACATTCACACTATTAAACCCCTTGACGAAGAAGCGATTCTAAAATCATTGGCAAAAACTAAATGTGTGGTAACCGCAGAAGAGCACAACATTCTTGGAGGTCTTGGAGAAAGCGTTTCAAGAGTATTAGCTTTAAACAATCCTGCTCCACAAGAGTTTGTTGCTGTAAACGATAGTTTTGGTGAATCTGGAACTCCTGAGCAATTAATGGAAAAATACAAATTAAACAATCAAGCAATTGTTGAAGCTGTAGAAAGAGTTATCAAAAGAAAATAATTTTAAATTTTCTTACTTTATATCAAAAACCCCGAAATCACTTTCGGGGTTTTTAGTTTGTACTAAAGAATAAACATCAGCACAAGGAAAGATCAGTAAAAAAACACAGCTAACGGACTCGAACCTGAATTAACAAAATTCAAAACCAGACAAATCTGAACTTCTCTAACTTCAGATGCTGAACTAAATAATTGATGATACCCCCCAAGCACATCATTATAAGTTTAAAAAAAATCATGACTCCATCTTATTAGACTCATAGCTTCTTTCTATTTTACAACATCCTTAACCGATCTTTAATTTCAACAAAAGTCCTACTAAACTCTTGCTGTTTTCTTTAAACATTTGATTGTTATTCTTACAAACCTACTATTTTGTTTTAGATATTCATTACGGGAAAACGTAAACTGATAAATTAATCTCTAAAAACTTTACACTTTTATACCAAAAAGTTTTTTGACCATAAAAAAACCCCGAAAGTGATTTCGGGGTTTTTAGTTTATTATTAATCAAAAAGTTAATTCTTTTTAACCGGGTATGTTTTATCAAGATGAATTCTTAAACGGCCTGAAGCTTTATAATCCTCTTCTACAAATTTTCTAGGATTAGTTGAAGACTCCGGCTTGGCAGGATCTGTAAGTTCTCCTGTTGGCTTTCTAGGAATCCCCCAAGGCTCATACTCATCTGTATTTGGAGTATTCGGATTATCTGCAGTAGGATCCCACGGATAATAGAATCTCGCTCCGTAATTAAAAGGCTCTCCGTTTAAAGTTCCATTACCAATTTGTCCTGTTGGTTTTGTAAGTTCAAACAAAGTAGTAAACCCATCACCATCATCATCAAAATCTAAATAATCAGCTATTCCGTCACCATCTGTATCATCAATTAATTCCTTTGGCGGATTTGGATATTTAGTTGTATTTCTAAAATCATAAAGATAACCATCACCATTAAGATCTTCTAAATAATCAGGAACACCATCACCAACAGTAATTCTTTGTCCGGTTGACGAAGAAGTACTATATTCATTATCCATTCTCTGAAGATCAAATAGCTTAAAACTAAATACTAAACAAGAATATGCCGCACCATCAGTACCTACAGTACCATTGTAATAAGCTAAACCTGAAGGTAAAAACATAACTCCCGCACCAAAATTATCATAGGTAATAACACCATTTCCTGCGGTCGTCGAAGTACCCGTTTTAAATTGAGGAAAAATCTCAGACCAGCCCTCGATCACAGTGCCTTCAGGTGAGTATGCGAATAAATTAAAAGTTTCTGCATTTCCATAAGAACTATCAAAAACTTTTCCATTTAACAAATTACCTGAATAAGAAGTTACTATCCTATCTGTATTTGTAGGCGAATTTCCTGATCCTTTTCTTAAGGATAAAAAATAAACCTCATAATCTACATCATTACTATAGACAGGTCTGGTCTGCAATGGATACTCTTTTTGATCCCAAATTGAAACATTTCCATCACCAGGAACTATTTTTTTTATCACGACATCCAGATCCTGCGGAGTTCCGGGAGCATGTATAACAGTCATGTAATTTGTCTTTAAATAATTAACAATAGAATCATTATCAGCTTTGTATTGTTCTTTATAATCTCTTAGAGGCACAGTTACAACATCATCATCATCATCACTTTTATTACAAGACACAATCCCTATTCCTGCAAGTAATAAAATAAAATAATATTTAAATTTATTCATTATTGTTAATTTTTTAAGTGCGCAAGATACAATATTGATTTATTTTTGTAAAGAATTTAACTTTCAATTTAGAAAAATTATGCGAATAGATAAATACTTATGGTGCGTACGTTATTACAAAACCAGAAATATGGTTACTGAGGCCTGTAAAAAGAACCATGTTACAGTAAATGGGCAGGTTGCCAAACCATCAAAAGAAGTCTTTCCAACAGATAAAATTACCTTTAGAAAAGATCAGATTACACAAATTATTACTGTACTTGACATTCCCGAAAGTCGTGTTGGGGCAAAACTGGTAGATATATACAGAAAAAATGAAACCCCAGCCGAAGCTTACGCACATTTAGAATTACTAAAACTATCTAAAGAACACTATCGTAAAACCGGCACAGGAAGACCAACTAAAAAAGACAGAAGAGATATCGACGAATATGGTAATGATATTATTGATGATGAAGAAACTGAGTAAAGTCCAAATTTTTTAATCCCGAAGCTTCGGGACCAAATTCCAATCAAAAAATCTGAAATCTAAATTCTAATATCTAAAATTCTAATTGTATTTTAGCAAAAAAATAAATCATGAGCAAAAACATCATCTTAACAAATCAGGAAATCGAACATAAAATAAAACGTATCGCCTATCAGATATACGAAACATTTGTTGACGAAGAAGAAGTTGTAATTGCCGGAATTGCTTCTAACGGATCTATTTTTGCCCAAAAAATTGCTTTAGCCTTAAGCACGATTTCAACACTTAAGGTTTCTCTTTGCGAAGTTAAAGTCGACAAACAAAATCCGCAGTTGCCTATACAAACTTCTTTAACAAAGGAAGAATACGAAAATAAAGGATTGGTACTTGTAGACGACGTCTTAAATTCGGGCACTACATTAATCTATGCTGTTCGTCATTTCTTAGACGTTCCGTTAAAGAAATTCAAAACAGCAGTGCTTGTGGATCGAAATCATAAAAAATATCCTGTAAAGGCCGATTTTAAAGGTATCTCCTTATCGACCTCTTTATTAGAGCATGTTCAGGTTGTTTTTGACGACAACGGCGACGATTATGCTTTTTTAAGCTAAGATTTCAAGAATATCCTGAACTGTTTCATCGACAGCTTTATTATCAACCGAAACTTTATGTTGTGCGTGGTTATAATAATAGCTTCTGTCGAACAAATGCTTTGCGATAAACTCTCTCATTTCCTCTTCATTCATATTAGCAATTAGCGGGCGTTTGCTTTTGTTATGAATTAATCTATTATATAAAGTATCGATTGAAGCCTTTAAATAAATCGAGGCAACATCATCTCTTTTTAATAATTCATGGTTATTGGCATAACAAGGTGTTCCTCCGCCTAAACCTATGATGCTATTTTCTGAAGATTGAAGTAATTCCAGAAACATTTCATGCTCTAATTTCCTAAAATGGATCTCTCCAAATTGCTCGAAAATCTCATTTATAGATAATTTTGCTTTATTTTCGATACATTTATCTAAATCCAGAAACGGAATATTTGTAATTTTTGACAAGTTTTGGGCAATTGTTGACTTTCCGCAGCCCATATATCCTAATAATATAATCTTTTTCATTTTAATAAGAACCTAAAAATTAAGGTGTTGTAAATTTTGAGTAAAAAAAGACAAATTTATAATAAATAAGCTTGCAAATATCAAAAATAACTCCTTATATTTGCACCCGCATTCAAGGAAAGAATATGACTCGATAGCTCAGTTGGTAGAGCACATCACTTTTAATGATGGGGTCCTGGGTTCGAGCCCCAGTCGGGTCACAAAATTTGTGATTTACAAAATACTTTCCCTGATAGCATGACTCGATAGCTCAGTTGGTAGAGCACATCACTTTTAATGATGGGGTCCTGGGTTCGAGCCCCAGTCGGGTCACAAAAGGTCGAGTATTTATTTACTTGACCTTTTTTTATTTTAGGCCACGTGGAGAAACGGTAGACTTGCCATCTTGAGGGGGTGGTGCTCGTAAGGGCGTGTGGGTTCAAATCCCACCGTGGTCACTTGACGGGGCAAAGAAGATTTTTTCTTCTTTGCCCCGTTATTCTTTGGGTCTAATTCCTCATTAATTAAGTAAACTAGCTGAACGACCTCATTTATTCTTGTGGTTCGAAACTGCTTTTCTTCGATTGTGAATTTTTCAGGATATATTGAACCGATAATATTCCGAAAGTGAGTTAGATCCGCTTCACTACAACATTCGTTTAGCCTCATTAAATTTTTTATTCCTGCTTTTAATAGATCGGTAATACTAATGTTCTCTCCTGCTAAATCTGCTAATTTAATTTCAAGTCGATGAATTTTATTGTCATAATCCGTTTTCATCTCAGTGTAATCTTTCACTTCAATCTTTCTTGAAGCCAGCAAATCTCTGATATAAGAAATCTTCTGTTCAAATTCTTTCAGCTGAGAAATGACTCTGTTCTTTTCTGCGATTGATTCCTTATTGAAATCATTAAAATATTCTTTAACAGCCGTAATGTAAATCTTTTCTGTTTGAGGTTTTGGAATATACTTTCTCAGTTGATCGTAGAAAATGCGGTTAACCTCACATGATCTGATTCTGTAATTACAGCCTTTATAGCAATGATAATATGAATAATGACTATTCCTGCCTTTAGATATGCTTGCAGTTAAAATTTTATCGCATAAAGGGCATTTAAATAAACCTCGAAGCGGAAACGGTTCGGAGGTTACCGACTTAGTCCTGAAATTCTTTCTTCGTCCGTCTAAAACATCCTGAACAAGATAAAACAGCCCTTCAGAAATTAACGGCTCATGCGATCCCATTACATATTTTGCTTCCTCATCCTTATATTTGGGAATCAATATTTTTCCGCAGTAAACAGGATTACGGATCTGTCTCCAAAAATTATTTTTACTCGTTTTAAGTCCTTTCATTTTCGCCTGAAGAAAAATCTGTTCTGTATTAAAAATATCTTTTGCAATTTCTTCAAAACACCATTTTAAGATAGATGCTTCAGGCTGGTCAAACGTTATATATTTCTTACCATCTTCGGTAATTTTATTTATATAACCAGACGGAGCCAGCCCCATGTAACGCCCCTCTTTCCTTGCTCTTCTCATACCGTGAAAAGTGTTTAATGCCCGTCTGTCATTTTCTACTTCAGGAGCTGCAAGATAAAAAGCAAGCATCATTTTGTTTTCTGGAATAGACAAATCCAAAGGCTGTTCTATTGCCTGAGGCTCGACACCAAGTCTTCTCAGTGTATTAATCATCTGGTATGCATCACCTGCATTTCTGCTGAATCTGTCCCATTTGGTGAACAAGATAAAATCAGTTTTGTTTTTGTACTTTTTAATTGTTGCCAGATAAAGTTTCCATTTGGGTCTATTAAATGTTTTTGCAGAATGATCTTCATAAATAACATCCCTTATATAAATAGAATTAATCTCACAATACTTTCTTAGCATTTCCTCTTGGTTTCTTTGAGAGTAACCTTTTTCCGCTTGCTCGTCCGTACTCACTCTCACGTATAAATCTGCTGTCTTTTTCATCCCTTTTCTTCTTTAAATAGTTTAAAACCGTTACTCTGGCAAGCAGTCGCAAAAAATCTAATACTCTTCCTGCCTGTTCAAGCGTTACATCTACATTCTCATCTTTCAGCATTTTCATGGCTTGCTCTGCCGTCATTTTTCCTCTTTCATTCTCATCTTCATTTCTCATTTCACAATTCCTCTTCATTAAAAAAAGACCGAGTCTCGGTCTTTTTTGTTCCACAATCATTCATCGGCATAAAGTTAAAACACTTTTCTCTTTTTATCCTGCGCAAAATTTGGGTAGGATAACACAAATATAAAACCTAATCTACTGAGGATGATAAGTAAAATTTACTTATCATCACTCAATCCAATTTTTGATTCTGACAAAGATAAAATGCTTTTCTCTCACTTTCATGGACATAATATGTCCATAAAAATGGTGCTATCATTATTGATAGACTTATTTAGTATTAGGATTCATTTATCTTCCTTCTGCTTATTGAGCATTCTGTATATTTCATCCAGAACCTCTATTTCTGCACTTGGAATAAGCTGAAGGGCAAGTTCCAGAACAGAACCTATGTATATTTCTCTGTTATCAAGTTCATCCGAATAAATGATATTCAGGCACATTCGGATGAGATTCACTCCCAGACACGTCATATCTGTGTATCCATAAAATCTTATCTCACGTATTGATTCCCCTTCTTTGTCCTTGGCAGGCTTGAGCACTTTAAAATGATAAGATGCAAAATCTTTAAATTCTTCCAATGTTTTTATTTTGTCAGTTTCCATAATTTTCAAATATTAAATCTTAATCTAGACATTCTGTTTCTTTTCTATTTTCTGAAAACAGATCTGTAATCTCATTTAAAAATTCAAATTCGTCAACTGGAAATAATTGCAGTGCAATCCCCAGTATAAACCCAACATCAATGTATTTGTTTTGAATCGTTGGCGGAACTTCTGCGCTGTCCTGATCTAAAGCGATAATGCACAGCCTCATCAGGTTTCTAACAACAGAACCGAGTTCGCAATAGCCATAAACCCTGATCTCTGCATTATACATCCCTCTTTTATCCTCTGCTTTTTTCAGGGTATTAAGCAGTCTTCCGCTTAACACCCTGATGTCTTCCAGTTTTTTGATTTCATCGGTTTCCATAACTTCTGTTTTTATGCTGATAAAGCTTCCTGCTGATGAATTCCCTCAAGCCTCTCCAGTTCATTCTGAATCATGACTTCTGCTTCTTTCATAAATTGACGGCATCTGTCTTCCATCAGCCCATAGTACAGATAATCAAAACTGTTCCTTCTGCTGAATCGAAGCGTATTTGGGTTCTTTTTCAAAAGCTTGAACATATTTTTTTCATCACTGCTGTTTCTTGGAAAGTATTCAGAAGTCAAATTCGTGAAATACTCGCAAAGCTCAAATAAGTAACCTAGAGAAAAGTGGTTCGGCGTATATCCCAGAAATACCCTTATA encodes:
- a CDS encoding shikimate kinase — translated: MKKIILLGYMGCGKSTIAQNLSKITNIPFLDLDKCIENKAKLSINEIFEQFGEIHFRKLEHEMFLELLQSSENSIIGLGGGTPCYANNHELLKRDDVASIYLKASIDTLYNRLIHNKSKRPLIANMNEEEMREFIAKHLFDRSYYYNHAQHKVSVDNKAVDETVQDILEILA
- a CDS encoding transketolase family protein is translated as MKKYTNTGSKDTRSGFGAGMTELGQKNEKVVALCADLIGSLKFDDFKKNHPERFFQIGIAEANMIGIAAGLTIGGKIPFTGTFANFSTGRVYDQIRQSVAYSDKNVKICASHAGLTLGEDGATHQILEDIGLMKMLPGMTVINTCDYNQTKAATLALADHHGPAYLRFGRPVVPNFMPADEPFVIGKAILLNEGTDVTIVATGHLVWEALIAAEALEAKGISAEVINIHTIKPLDEEAILKSLAKTKCVVTAEEHNILGGLGESVSRVLALNNPAPQEFVAVNDSFGESGTPEQLMEKYKLNNQAIVEAVERVIKRK
- a CDS encoding RNA-binding S4 domain-containing protein, with the protein product MRIDKYLWCVRYYKTRNMVTEACKKNHVTVNGQVAKPSKEVFPTDKITFRKDQITQIITVLDIPESRVGAKLVDIYRKNETPAEAYAHLELLKLSKEHYRKTGTGRPTKKDRRDIDEYGNDIIDDEETE
- a CDS encoding FKBP-type peptidyl-prolyl cis-trans isomerase, translated to MNKFKYYFILLLAGIGIVSCNKSDDDDDVVTVPLRDYKEQYKADNDSIVNYLKTNYMTVIHAPGTPQDLDVVIKKIVPGDGNVSIWDQKEYPLQTRPVYSNDVDYEVYFLSLRKGSGNSPTNTDRIVTSYSGNLLNGKVFDSSYGNAETFNLFAYSPEGTVIEGWSEIFPQFKTGTSTTAGNGVITYDNFGAGVMFLPSGLAYYNGTVGTDGAAYSCLVFSFKLFDLQRMDNEYSTSSSTGQRITVGDGVPDYLEDLNGDGYLYDFRNTTKYPNPPKELIDDTDGDGIADYLDFDDDGDGFTTLFELTKPTGQIGNGTLNGEPFNYGARFYYPWDPTADNPNTPNTDEYEPWGIPRKPTGELTDPAKPESSTNPRKFVEEDYKASGRLRIHLDKTYPVKKN
- a CDS encoding phosphoribosyltransferase domain-containing protein translates to MSKNIILTNQEIEHKIKRIAYQIYETFVDEEEVVIAGIASNGSIFAQKIALALSTISTLKVSLCEVKVDKQNPQLPIQTSLTKEEYENKGLVLVDDVLNSGTTLIYAVRHFLDVPLKKFKTAVLVDRNHKKYPVKADFKGISLSTSLLEHVQVVFDDNGDDYAFLS